The following proteins come from a genomic window of Paenibacillus sp. CAA11:
- a CDS encoding acrylyl-CoA reductase family protein, protein MTEVFRAFRVHHDEQGFRTEIDQLTPADLPQGDVKIRVHYSGVNYKDGLASIPEGKIVKSYPFTPGIDLAGEVVTSKDPRYQAGDKVICTGFELGVSHPGGYAEYASVPGDWLVKLPEGLDLREAMAIGTAGFTAALSIDRLLLTGLNPQAGPVLVGGATGGVGSVAVSILSRLGYEVTAVTGKSEQTAWLQELGAARVVSRDEAVQNTKGALGSQQWAAVVDPVGGIFTAALLKTIRYGGSIALSGMVGGGKLETSVYPFILRGVHLLGIDSVYCEMELRERLWTLLAGDWKPLSLLKKGITTFTMDELPEALMGILGGHSIGRQVIKLM, encoded by the coding sequence ATGACAGAAGTATTTCGTGCGTTTCGAGTTCATCATGATGAGCAGGGCTTTCGGACAGAAATCGATCAGCTGACACCGGCGGATTTGCCGCAGGGAGACGTTAAAATTCGCGTGCATTATTCGGGCGTGAATTATAAAGACGGTCTGGCCAGCATTCCTGAGGGGAAAATCGTAAAATCTTACCCGTTTACACCTGGCATTGATCTCGCTGGAGAGGTGGTCACTTCTAAAGACCCACGTTACCAGGCTGGCGATAAAGTCATTTGTACGGGCTTCGAGCTTGGGGTAAGCCATCCGGGAGGATATGCAGAGTATGCAAGCGTGCCGGGGGATTGGCTCGTCAAGCTGCCGGAGGGACTTGATTTGCGGGAAGCGATGGCGATCGGAACGGCAGGGTTTACTGCTGCATTGTCCATCGACAGGCTGCTGCTTACAGGGCTAAACCCGCAGGCTGGACCTGTGCTGGTGGGAGGAGCGACTGGAGGGGTAGGCAGCGTCGCCGTGTCCATACTGTCAAGACTAGGCTATGAAGTTACGGCGGTTACTGGCAAGTCAGAGCAGACCGCCTGGCTGCAAGAGCTGGGAGCCGCCCGGGTCGTATCCAGGGATGAGGCCGTTCAAAATACCAAGGGAGCTCTCGGAAGCCAGCAATGGGCCGCCGTCGTAGATCCGGTTGGCGGAATCTTTACGGCTGCTTTGCTCAAAACCATCCGTTACGGTGGCAGTATTGCGCTCTCCGGCATGGTTGGCGGAGGAAAGCTGGAGACAAGTGTCTATCCATTTATATTGCGTGGAGTTCATCTTCTGGGTATTGATAGCGTCTATTGCGAAATGGAGCTAAGGGAACGATTATGGACACTGCTTGCCGGGGACTGGAAGCCGCTGAGTCTATTGAAGAAGGGGATCACCACCTTCACGATGGATGAGCTACCGGAAGCCTTAATGGGAATTCTGGGAGGTCATTCAATCGGGCGACAGGTTATTAAGCTGATGTAG
- a CDS encoding PTS transporter subunit EIIC, producing the protein MQQDEQSAAVTQVRSAAKHLATRLIRLSGGIENIIDCTHCTTRLRLRLNHIDLVNEESLKEMKEVQGILVIAGQLQIILGPAVVSKVTRQVNRMLQEEASQTDRHSEELYVVRSPKDKKNGPLTQLLGAVQFFSDIVIPIIPLFVGAGLLLGLLGFMGSFGLNNPDNIWFRMLSLFAGSAFQLMAVLFGYHTAKRFGGTPWLGAAMGIMMTHPSLMTMQEKGAILQSAQALISTPQLGYQGAVVPTILSALLLTFIERKLRRFLPSFGSALIVPLMSVAMAGSLAVLIIEPTVFRLGGVLGRILEEMFATGGLWFGLLLGGIYSSIVITGLHHGIQAVEAGLITNPEIGVNFLLPIWSMANLAQAGAGLAVYVRTQDKAFKKIALNASITALFGITEPVTYGVNLKLGRPFVGAALGGAVGGAYVAFHKVVSNSLGLTGIPMTVFVIQPGLMNFIHYIVGSLLAMATAFITTGLFLGAKRTYSPKGLTKQLRIRSGTGEKHDED; encoded by the coding sequence ATGCAGCAGGATGAGCAGAGCGCAGCTGTAACTCAGGTTCGGAGTGCAGCGAAGCATTTGGCCACTCGCTTAATTAGACTGTCGGGCGGCATTGAAAATATAATCGATTGTACCCACTGTACGACACGACTCCGCCTCAGGCTGAATCATATTGATCTTGTAAATGAGGAAAGTCTGAAAGAAATGAAGGAGGTTCAAGGCATACTTGTAATTGCCGGGCAGCTGCAAATTATTCTTGGACCGGCAGTCGTCTCCAAAGTTACTCGTCAAGTCAACAGAATGCTTCAGGAGGAAGCTTCACAAACGGATCGACACTCAGAAGAACTGTATGTAGTCAGGTCACCCAAGGACAAGAAAAATGGACCGTTAACACAGCTGCTGGGCGCTGTTCAATTCTTCTCCGATATTGTCATTCCGATTATTCCGCTGTTTGTCGGAGCCGGATTGCTGCTTGGTCTATTAGGATTTATGGGGTCCTTCGGCTTAAATAATCCGGATAATATCTGGTTTCGGATGTTGTCTCTCTTCGCAGGTTCAGCCTTTCAGCTTATGGCGGTGCTGTTCGGATATCATACAGCAAAGAGGTTTGGAGGCACTCCATGGCTTGGCGCAGCCATGGGGATCATGATGACACATCCAAGTCTTATGACTATGCAGGAGAAAGGCGCGATCCTGCAAAGTGCCCAGGCTTTGATATCAACTCCTCAATTGGGGTATCAGGGGGCCGTTGTTCCCACAATTCTTTCAGCGCTATTGTTGACTTTTATTGAGAGAAAGCTACGTCGTTTTCTTCCATCATTCGGTTCGGCTTTGATTGTTCCATTGATGAGTGTTGCTATGGCAGGCAGCCTTGCCGTGCTAATCATTGAACCGACGGTCTTTAGGCTAGGTGGGGTTCTGGGAAGGATTCTGGAAGAAATGTTCGCCACTGGCGGCTTGTGGTTTGGTCTGCTTCTTGGCGGCATTTATAGCTCGATTGTCATCACCGGACTCCATCACGGTATCCAGGCCGTGGAAGCTGGACTCATCACCAACCCGGAGATCGGGGTTAACTTCCTGCTTCCTATCTGGTCTATGGCAAATCTTGCTCAAGCAGGAGCTGGACTAGCCGTATATGTCAGAACCCAAGATAAGGCATTTAAGAAGATTGCGTTGAACGCATCCATCACCGCTCTTTTCGGCATTACCGAACCGGTTACGTATGGCGTCAACTTGAAGCTTGGGCGCCCCTTTGTGGGTGCAGCGTTGGGTGGTGCTGTAGGAGGAGCTTATGTCGCTTTCCATAAGGTCGTCTCCAATTCGCTTGGATTAACTGGAATTCCGATGACTGTTTTTGTTATACAGCCAGGGCTAATGAACTTCATTCATTATATAGTTGGCTCTCTACTCGCCATGGCAACGGCTTTTATTACAACGGGTCTGTTTCTTGGTGCCAAGCGAACTTACAGCCCAAAAGGTTTGACTAAACAACTTAGAATACGTTCAGGCACAGGAGAAAAACATGATGAAGATTAA